Proteins from a genomic interval of Nitrospina gracilis Nb-211:
- a CDS encoding cupin domain-containing protein, which produces MVNTDRIANDWKRRGYSFGEFRDPPGQRWEDFVHEVDELFMVAEGRMEIEIEGAVSHPDPGEEVFIPARAVHSVRNIGGTSACWLYGYKQKP; this is translated from the coding sequence ATGGTGAACACCGACCGCATTGCCAATGACTGGAAGCGCCGCGGCTACTCGTTCGGCGAATTCCGCGATCCGCCCGGCCAGCGCTGGGAGGACTTCGTGCACGAGGTGGACGAGTTGTTCATGGTGGCGGAAGGGCGTATGGAGATCGAGATTGAAGGCGCGGTGAGCCACCCCGACCCCGGCGAGGAGGTATTCATCCCCGCGCGCGCAGTGCACTCGGTGCGCAACATCGGCGGCACATCCGCCTGCTGGTTGTACGGCTACAAACAGAAACCCTGA
- the rplQ gene encoding 50S ribosomal protein L17 has translation MRHLKAGRKLGRTSAHRKALFRNLVTALIVKERIRTTLAKAKELRSHVEKTITLGKKGTLHARRRALRVVHGKEAFLKLFDTLSDRYANRNGGYTRILHVGNRRGDDAPMAIIELVDREGEQAQAAPAKEKKGKKESGGKKETGEKKAPAAKKEDKDKAPAKKKAAPKEDKAKEGEKKTAAKKSTSSKKKSDDK, from the coding sequence ATGCGTCACCTGAAAGCGGGAAGAAAACTGGGCCGCACCTCGGCTCACCGGAAAGCGCTGTTCCGTAACCTGGTCACCGCGCTTATCGTGAAAGAGCGAATTCGCACCACGCTGGCCAAGGCGAAGGAACTGCGCAGTCACGTGGAGAAGACCATCACGCTGGGCAAGAAAGGGACCCTGCACGCCCGCCGCCGCGCTCTGCGCGTGGTGCACGGCAAGGAAGCCTTCCTGAAGCTGTTCGACACGCTCTCCGACCGTTACGCCAACCGCAACGGCGGTTACACCCGCATCCTGCATGTCGGCAACCGCCGCGGCGACGATGCGCCGATGGCCATCATCGAGCTCGTGGATCGCGAGGGAGAACAGGCCCAGGCCGCTCCCGCCAAGGAGAAGAAAGGCAAGAAGGAGTCCGGCGGGAAAAAAGAGACCGGGGAGAAGAAAGCCCCGGCCGCTAAAAAGGAAGACAAGGACAAGGCGCCCGCCAAAAAGAAAGCCGCTCCCAAAGAGGACAAGGCAAAAGAAGGCGAGAAAAAAACCGCCGCCAAGAAGTCCACTTCTTCAAAGAAAAAATCCGACGACAAGTAA
- the rho gene encoding transcription termination factor Rho has product MNIEELKTKTISELTNMAKSLKIPGHSGLRKQDLIFKILQAQIEKDGLMFGQGVLEILPDGFGFLRAPTYNYLPGPDDIYVSPSQIRKFDMHTGDTISGQIRPPKENERYFALLKVEAINYENPDKTKDKILFDNLTPLYPLERIRLETPNCTDYSARIMDLMTPIGKGQRGLIVAPPRTGKTMLLQSIANSIATNHPEMVLIVLLIDERPEEVTDMERSVRGEVISSTFDEPAQRHVQVAEMVIEKAKRLVEHNKDVVILLDSITRLARAYNAIVPPSGKVLSGGVDSNALQRPKRFFGAARNLEEGGSLTIIATSLVDTGSRMDDVIFEEFKGTGNMEIVLDRKLAEKRIFPSIDINRSGTRKEELLIEEQELQKIWLLRKVLLPMGIHDTMELLLQKMRETKTNAEFIQTMNS; this is encoded by the coding sequence ATGAACATCGAGGAACTCAAAACCAAGACCATCTCTGAGTTGACCAACATGGCCAAGTCGCTGAAAATTCCAGGCCACAGCGGTTTGCGCAAGCAGGACCTCATCTTCAAAATACTCCAGGCCCAGATCGAAAAAGACGGTTTGATGTTTGGACAGGGCGTGCTGGAAATCCTGCCCGACGGATTCGGCTTCTTGCGTGCGCCGACGTACAACTACCTTCCGGGCCCCGACGACATTTACGTGTCGCCTTCGCAGATCCGGAAGTTCGACATGCACACCGGCGACACCATCTCCGGCCAGATTCGCCCGCCCAAGGAAAACGAGCGTTACTTCGCGCTGCTCAAGGTCGAGGCGATCAACTACGAGAACCCGGACAAGACCAAAGACAAGATTCTGTTCGACAACCTGACGCCGCTCTACCCGTTGGAGCGCATCCGTCTGGAGACGCCGAACTGCACCGACTACAGCGCGCGCATCATGGACCTGATGACGCCGATCGGCAAGGGCCAGCGCGGTCTCATCGTCGCTCCGCCCCGTACCGGTAAGACCATGCTGTTGCAGTCCATCGCCAACAGCATCGCCACCAATCATCCGGAAATGGTGCTGATCGTTCTGCTCATCGACGAACGCCCGGAAGAGGTGACGGACATGGAACGCTCCGTGCGCGGCGAAGTCATCAGCTCCACCTTCGACGAACCGGCGCAGCGCCACGTGCAGGTCGCCGAGATGGTCATCGAAAAAGCCAAACGGCTGGTCGAGCACAACAAGGACGTGGTGATCCTGCTCGACAGCATCACGCGCCTCGCGCGCGCCTACAACGCCATCGTGCCGCCCAGCGGCAAGGTGCTCTCCGGCGGTGTGGACTCCAACGCCCTCCAGCGTCCGAAGCGTTTCTTCGGTGCGGCCCGCAACCTGGAGGAAGGCGGCAGTCTCACCATCATCGCCACCTCGCTGGTCGATACCGGAAGCCGGATGGACGACGTCATCTTCGAGGAATTCAAGGGTACCGGCAACATGGAGATCGTGCTCGACCGGAAACTCGCGGAAAAACGCATTTTCCCGTCGATCGACATCAACCGCTCCGGTACGCGTAAGGAAGAACTGCTCATCGAGGAGCAGGAGCTCCAGAAAATCTGGCTGTTGAGAAAAGTTTTACTGCCGATGGGTATCCATGATACGATGGAACTCCTCCTGCAGAAAATGCGAGAAACCAAGACCAATGCGGAATTCATCCAGACGATGAATTCCTGA
- a CDS encoding YkgJ family cysteine cluster protein, protein MAKAKIKDPWDQCKKCLPAKCCTYFALQVDEPETRKDYEAMLWQIAHKGVSFYIYRKGWYMMVETVCNFLRDDNKCAIYETRPYICREHSIENCEYTGDDYGWTEHFKSYKELLDWINDNTNFRFKYKEPDYGKPNAKGRKLKAMVGCGS, encoded by the coding sequence ATGGCTAAAGCGAAGATCAAGGATCCGTGGGATCAGTGTAAAAAATGCCTGCCGGCGAAGTGCTGTACCTACTTCGCGTTGCAGGTGGATGAACCGGAGACGCGCAAGGATTACGAAGCAATGTTGTGGCAGATCGCGCACAAAGGCGTTTCGTTTTACATCTACCGCAAGGGCTGGTACATGATGGTGGAGACGGTGTGCAACTTTCTGCGCGACGACAACAAGTGCGCCATATATGAAACGCGGCCTTACATCTGCCGCGAACACAGCATTGAAAACTGCGAATACACCGGCGACGATTACGGCTGGACGGAGCACTTCAAAAGTTACAAGGAACTTTTGGACTGGATCAACGACAACACCAATTTCCGGTTCAAGTACAAGGAGCCGGACTACGGCAAGCCCAACGCCAAGGGGCGCAAGCTGAAAGCCATGGTCGGTTGCGGCAGTTGA
- the rpmE gene encoding 50S ribosomal protein L31 yields MKADIHPEYYETTIKCACGNEVKTRSTVKDVHQEICSACHPFFTGKQKLIDSAGRIEKFTRKYQKAQEAKAAKQASPN; encoded by the coding sequence ATGAAAGCGGATATCCATCCGGAATATTACGAGACCACCATCAAATGCGCCTGTGGCAACGAGGTCAAGACCCGTTCCACCGTGAAAGACGTGCATCAGGAAATCTGCTCCGCCTGCCATCCTTTCTTCACCGGCAAGCAGAAGCTGATCGACAGCGCCGGCCGCATCGAGAAGTTCACGCGCAAATACCAGAAAGCCCAGGAAGCGAAAGCCGCCAAGCAGGCCTCCCCCAACTAG
- a CDS encoding DNA-directed RNA polymerase subunit alpha — MMQGIVKPKRLDFDKKTRSDNYAKFQAGPFERGYGITVGNSLRRMLLSSIEGTAVIGVKFEGVFHEFSSIPGVMEDVTEIILNLKKLQLKLQGGEDTKRLYLKRNTAGEVLAKDFQEDPDVTILSPDHKIATLDSNGSLDMEVLIQRGRGYVPADRHDMSTESVQMIPVDALFSPVEKVNYIVEKTRVGQSTDYDSLVMELWTDGSITPEDAVAHAAKIVKDHMQIFINFDEEPEPVQPQIDEKKQKLLTNLAKSVEELELSVRSYNCLKNANITTIAELVQKGDSEMLKTRNFGRKSLNEIKEILEEMGLSLGLKLEEEDLRQIQAMRKKKEVELEGERA; from the coding sequence ATGATGCAGGGAATCGTTAAACCCAAGCGTCTCGATTTTGATAAGAAGACCCGGTCCGACAACTACGCCAAGTTCCAGGCAGGACCGTTTGAGCGCGGCTACGGCATCACCGTAGGCAACTCGCTTCGCCGCATGCTCCTGTCTTCCATCGAAGGCACCGCCGTCATCGGCGTGAAATTTGAAGGCGTGTTCCACGAATTCTCGTCCATCCCGGGCGTCATGGAAGACGTCACCGAGATCATCCTCAACCTGAAAAAACTGCAACTGAAACTGCAGGGCGGTGAGGACACCAAGCGCCTGTACCTGAAACGCAACACCGCGGGCGAAGTGCTGGCGAAGGATTTTCAGGAAGACCCGGACGTCACCATCCTGAGCCCGGATCACAAGATCGCCACGCTCGACAGCAACGGCTCGCTCGACATGGAAGTGCTCATTCAGCGCGGACGCGGCTACGTTCCGGCAGACCGCCACGACATGAGCACCGAGTCCGTGCAGATGATCCCCGTTGATGCGCTGTTCTCGCCGGTGGAAAAGGTGAATTACATCGTGGAGAAAACCCGCGTCGGCCAGTCCACGGACTACGACTCGCTGGTCATGGAACTGTGGACCGATGGCAGCATCACTCCGGAAGACGCCGTGGCGCACGCCGCCAAGATCGTCAAGGACCACATGCAGATCTTCATCAACTTCGATGAAGAGCCGGAGCCGGTTCAGCCGCAGATCGACGAGAAGAAACAGAAACTGCTCACCAACCTGGCGAAAAGCGTCGAGGAGCTGGAGTTGTCCGTGCGCTCTTACAACTGCCTCAAGAACGCGAACATCACCACCATCGCCGAGCTGGTGCAGAAGGGCGACAGCGAAATGCTGAAAACCCGTAACTTTGGCAGAAAGTCGCTCAACGAGATCAAGGAAATTCTCGAGGAAATGGGCCTGTCGCTGGGTCTGAAGCTGGAAGAGGAAGACCTCCGCCAGATCCAGGCCATGCGCAAGAAAAAAGAAGTGGAACTCGAGGGAGAACGCGCCTGA
- a CDS encoding radical SAM protein translates to MSAPFTINSGEFEPAYLKLHRTGELFRRSREALRALKNCKVCPRDCEVDRLNNEFALCKTGRHAYVSSFFPHFGEEDCLRGWNGSGTIFFSMCNLKCVFCQNYDISQKHDGDEVGPEALAQMMLRLQAMGCHNINFVTPEHVVPQILEALPMAVEMGLRLPIVYNTGAYDSLESIESLRDIVDIFMPDFKYWEETDSSTYLKAKSYPDAARAAIKAMHEQVGDLVFDEKGLAKRGVLVRHLVMPNSAANVRPIMRWLARELSPDTYVNIMAQYRPAGKVTQNRFREICRRTTSEEHAEAVRIAREEGLRRFDTRDPEAFLAYALP, encoded by the coding sequence ATGTCCGCTCCGTTCACCATAAACTCCGGGGAGTTTGAGCCCGCGTACCTGAAACTGCACCGCACGGGCGAACTGTTCCGCCGCTCGCGCGAGGCTCTGCGTGCGCTCAAAAACTGCAAGGTGTGCCCGCGCGACTGCGAGGTGGATCGGCTGAACAACGAGTTTGCGCTGTGCAAGACGGGCCGCCACGCCTACGTCTCCAGCTTCTTCCCGCACTTCGGCGAGGAGGACTGCCTGCGCGGCTGGAACGGGAGCGGCACCATCTTCTTTTCCATGTGCAACCTCAAGTGCGTGTTCTGCCAGAACTACGATATCAGCCAAAAGCACGACGGCGATGAGGTCGGCCCGGAAGCGCTGGCACAGATGATGCTCCGCCTGCAGGCCATGGGCTGTCACAACATCAACTTCGTCACGCCGGAGCATGTGGTGCCGCAGATTCTGGAAGCCCTGCCAATGGCGGTGGAGATGGGCCTGCGCCTGCCCATTGTGTACAACACCGGCGCCTACGACTCGCTGGAGAGCATCGAGAGCCTGCGCGACATTGTGGACATCTTCATGCCCGACTTCAAATACTGGGAGGAGACGGACTCGTCCACCTACCTCAAGGCCAAAAGCTATCCCGACGCGGCGCGCGCGGCCATCAAGGCCATGCACGAGCAGGTGGGCGATTTGGTGTTCGACGAAAAGGGTCTTGCCAAACGCGGCGTGCTGGTGCGGCACCTAGTGATGCCCAACAGCGCGGCGAACGTGCGGCCCATCATGCGCTGGCTGGCCCGTGAACTTTCGCCCGACACCTACGTCAACATCATGGCCCAGTACCGCCCGGCGGGGAAAGTGACCCAAAACCGCTTCCGCGAAATCTGCCGCAGAACCACATCCGAGGAACACGCGGAAGCCGTACGCATCGCCAGGGAAGAAGGCCTGCGCCGATTCGACACGCGCGATCCGGAGGCGTTTCTGGCCTACGCCCTGCCCTGA